From a region of the Actinomycetota bacterium genome:
- the alr gene encoding alanine racemase, translating to MKIYRPVWAEVNTNNIKDNLRFIRTLMSKSTKIMAVVKANGYGHGALEVAKAAVEAGVERLGVASVEEALELINYDIKAPIQLLSQPPISSVKIIVENSTIKDSIISTVYTKNFVKALSEEAHNQNKKCLVHVKVDTGMHRVGISTEYVIDLVKYISTLQNMEIEGLFTHFACADDPKNPYTLLQLKRFLKLKETLKKNNFKFKIYHCANSAATLNFPQTHMDIVRIGIAMYGLRSSEKTFSPKLKPALSLKAKISYLKTVKKGEGISYGLTFRTKEKSLIATVPIGYADGYPKQLSNKGVVLVKGKRIPVVGNVTMDQIMIDVTDLNEIKTGDEVVIIGNQGEEKIEVNELSRALNTIDYEIVCGIKDRIPKIYLE from the coding sequence GTGAAAATTTATAGACCTGTTTGGGCTGAGGTAAATACAAATAATATTAAAGATAACCTAAGGTTTATTAGAACCTTAATGTCTAAAAGCACAAAAATAATGGCTGTTGTTAAAGCCAATGGGTATGGTCACGGTGCATTAGAAGTAGCTAAAGCAGCAGTTGAAGCAGGGGTTGAAAGATTAGGGGTAGCATCAGTTGAAGAAGCATTAGAGCTTATAAATTATGATATTAAAGCTCCTATACAATTATTAAGCCAACCACCTATATCATCTGTTAAGATAATAGTTGAAAATTCAACAATCAAAGACTCGATAATTAGCACTGTATATACTAAAAATTTTGTAAAGGCTCTATCGGAGGAAGCACATAATCAAAATAAAAAATGTTTAGTTCATGTAAAAGTTGATACAGGAATGCACAGAGTAGGAATAAGCACTGAATATGTTATAGACTTAGTTAAATATATATCTACACTCCAAAATATGGAAATTGAGGGATTGTTTACACATTTTGCCTGCGCTGATGATCCTAAAAATCCATATACATTATTACAATTAAAGAGATTTCTAAAATTAAAAGAAACTCTAAAAAAGAACAATTTTAAATTTAAAATATATCACTGTGCAAACTCAGCAGCAACCTTAAATTTCCCCCAGACTCACATGGATATAGTTAGAATTGGTATAGCAATGTATGGATTAAGGTCTTCAGAAAAGACTTTCTCACCAAAATTAAAACCAGCACTCTCCTTAAAAGCAAAGATATCCTATTTAAAAACAGTGAAAAAAGGAGAGGGAATTTCTTATGGGTTAACATTTAGAACAAAAGAAAAAAGTTTAATAGCCACTGTACCAATTGGCTATGCGGATGGATATCCTAAGCAATTATCCAATAAAGGAGTGGTTTTGGTTAAAGGGAAAAGGATTCCAGTTGTTGGAAATGTCACAATGGATCAGATAATGATAGATGTAACTGACTTAAATGAAATTAAAACAGGAGATGAAGTAGTTATAATAGGAAATCAAGGAGAAGAAAAAATAGAAGTAAATGAGTTATCAAGAGCTTTAAATACAATTGACTATGAAATTGTGTGTGGTATAAAAGACAGAATCCCTAAAATATATTTGGAGTAA